CGGAAGCGGCACGAGACAGAGGGGCTACGGTCACACTGATTAGTGGGCCGACTACCTTGGCGCGTCCTGATGGAGTAGAATTCATCGCGGTGGAATCGGTACAAGAAATGTTTGATGCCGTCATGGAGCAGTTGCCGAACTGTGATATCGTCGTCAAGTCAGCAGCCGTTTCCGATTATCGACCGAAGCATGTAGCTGAACATAAGATGAAAAAGGGTGATGGTCCACTCGACCTTGTGCTGGAGAAAGCCCCCGATATTTTAAAGACGATTGGTGAGCGGAAAACGAAGCAATTCGTCGTAGGCTTTGCAGCAGAGACCCAAAATGTATTACAGCATGCCCAGTCCAAGCTGGAGCGAAAAAATCTCGATATGATCGTAGCCAATAACGTATTGCTCGAGGGAGCAGGTATGGGGAGCGATACGAATATCGTGACCTTGCTTACCCGTGGCGGAGAGCAACTGGCATTGGATAAATTGAGCAAGCGGGCTGTGGCAGACAAGCTGTTTGATGCTGTCCTTGCCGTGCAAACGCATAAACCGCTCCAAGACCTGTCATGATTGCCCAAATTATCGTGGACGTTCCGGTCAATCGAACGAATCGACCTTTTGATTACCATGTTCCGCCTTGGCTGCGTCCACTGATTCGCGTTGGCAGCCGTGTGGTTGTCCCATTTGGTCCCCGTCAACTGCAAGGCTATGTCATTGGGATCGTAGAGGATGACGAAGCCTTACCAGACCGTTCGCGCCTAAAAGATGTCGTGCAGGTACAAGACGACACTCCTCCTCTTACGCCAGAGCTGCTAAAGATGAGCGAATGGATGTCCAAGCAATACTTGTGTCCGTGGGTAACGGCTGTACAGGCGATGCTACCGGCTGTGCTCAAAGGGAAGTCGGAGAAATGGCTGACGGCGACAGACGCATTAGACGAAGAGGCATGCGGAAGATCGGGGCTTCTGTGGGAATTGTTTCGCAAGCGGCAACTACCGCTAACCGAAGTGGAGAAACAATTTGCGGAGGAGTATTTGCTCGTTCCGGGTTGGATACAGAGTGGTCTGCTTGCTACGGAGTATCAAGTAAGGGACAAAATTACCCGCAAGCAGCAATCTTTTGTCCGAAGCTTATTGGATGAGGGGAAGCTGGAAGAAGCGATTGGTTCGTTGCCAGCACGGGCAGAGCAGATGCGCCGTGTCCTTCAACTGATGCTCGTGCACAAGGAACAGTCCCTATCTGTACAAATGCTGCGGGATGAATACGGAATTACGCGTTCTCCGCTAAAAAGCCTGGAATCGAAAGGCTGGATCGCGATCGAGCAAGTGGAGGTTTACCGGGACCCATATGCCAATCGACGTTTCCAGGAAAAGCAGAAGCCTGTCTTTACCCCGGTACAGAAAGAGGTACTGACACCTATCTTGCAATCGATTGAATCGGGAACGTATGCTTCTTACTTGCTGCACGGTGTTACCGGAAGCGGTAAGACGGAAGTGTATCTCGAAGCGATCGAACGTACGTTGGAAAAAGGGCGCGAGGCGATCTTTCTCGTTCCGGAAATTTCACTGACGCCGCAAATGGTGGAGCGCTTCAAGGCCCGTTTTGGTGCAGACGTAGCTGTTTTGCACAGTGCGTTGTCACAAGGAGAGCGCTATGACGAGTGGCGCAAGATCATTCGCAAACAGGTCAGAGTGGTGGTAGGTGCACGATCTGCCATCTTTGCTCCGTTTCGGAATGTTGGTTTGATTGTGATCGATGAAGAGCATGAGAGTTCGTATAAGCAAGAAGAGACCCCTCGCTATCATGCGCGGGAAGTAGCTTTGTGGCGCGCGAAAGAGAATCAGGGAGTACTTGTCATGGGAAGCGCGACTCCTGCCTTGGAGACGTATGCGCTGGCTACCCGAGGCCGATACGAGCTGTTGCGTATGCCGGAGCGTGTCGGGAATCGCCCGATGCCAGAGGTACATGTCGTGGATATGCGTGAGGAGCTTCAGGCCCAGAATCGTTCGATGTTCAGCCGGAAGCTGCATGAGATGATTGCGGATCGATTGGCAAAAGAAGAACAGATGGTCATTTTCCTGAATCGAAGAGGCTTTTCAACCTTTGTCATGTGCCGCTCCTGTGGCTATACGATGCGCTGCATTCATTGTGATATCTCGCTTACTTATCATAAAACGAATCATACGGCACGCTGCCATTACTGTGGATACACCATTGCACAGCCTAAGCATTGTCCGGAGTGTCAAAGTGAGCATATACGCTTTTTTGGTACCGGAACGCAAAAGGTAGAGGCAGAGCTGGCAAAACTTTTCCCGGGTATCCGGGTTATCCGAATGGACGTGGACACGACCTCGAAAAAAGGCTCCCACGAAGAGCTGCTAAACAAATTCCGCACAGGTCAAGGTGACGTTCTGCTCGGTACGCAGATGATTGCCAAGGGGCTTGATTTTCCACGAGTGACGCTTGCGGGCATTATTGCAGCGGATACTTCCTTGCATCTGCCTGACTTCCGTGCAGCGGAGAAGACATTTCAGCTCCTGACGCAGGTAGGTGGACGCGCAGGGCGGCATGAGCTGGACGGCGATGTCGTGATTCAGACGTATACGCCGGAGCACTACAGCATTATTCATGCGACCAAGCATGATTATCCCGCTTTTTATCAGGATGAAATGATGCAGCGCAGACGAACGGGGTACCCGCCGTATTTCCGTCTCGTATTAATTACATTTAGCCACGAGGATGTACCTGTTGTGATCCGCGGTGCACACACAATGGCTGACTATTTGCGGCAGCGTTTGGCCCAGACAACGGTCCTCTTGGGCCCAGTTGCTTCGCCCATTGCAAGGGTGAAGGATAGATTTCGTTTTCAGATCATGCTAAAATATCGTGATGAACCGCAACTGTCAGACCTGCTCGCTCAGGCGACGGCTGCGTTTGAAGAATGGAACAAACAGCAGAAAGTATTGATGACGATTGACGTCGACCCTTACGTACTGCTTTAGGGAGGATATGAAACACATGGCGATTCGCACAATTGTAAAACATCCAGATCCGATTTTGCGTGAAAAGGCAATGGTCGTAACCAAATTTAATTCCAACTTGCACAAGCTGCTTGATGATATGGCAGACACGATGTACGATGCAGACGGTGTAGGCTTGGCTGCTCCACAAGTGGGCATCTCCAAGCGTGTCATCGTGATGGATTGCGGTGATGGACTGATTGAAATGATCAATCCGGAAATCATTGAGCATGAAGGGGAGCAGTACGATTATCCAGAAGGCTGCTTGAGCATTCCTGGTGTGCAAGGAGACGTTCGTCGCCACAAGTGGATCAAGCTGCGGGGGCATGATCGTAACGGGAATGTGGTTGAGCTGGAGGCAGACGACCTGTTGTCCCGTTGCGCTCAACACGAGATCGATCATTTGAACGGTGTTCTCTTCATCGATGTAGCTGACAAGGTATACAAAGTAAACCCGAACCAGGAAGGGGAATAACCATTTGAAAGATGCTCGCATCCTGTTTATGGGTACGCCTGACTTTGCTGTATCGAGTCTTACGGCTGTCCTTGAAGCAGGCTACAACGTGATTGGAGTCGTAACAAAATCCGATCGTCCCGTTGGACGCAAGCAAGTATTGACGCCGCCCCCCGTGAAGGAGGCGGCTTTGCGTCATGGACTTTTGGTATTGCAACCGGAGAAAATCAAGGCAGAGGAAGCGCTTGAAGAAGTGTTGGCGCTCAAGCCTGATCTGATCATTACCGCGGCGTATGGACAGATTTTGCCTAAAAAGCTGCTCGATGCACCGAAATATGGCTGCATCAATGTGCATGCTTCTCTTTTGCCGAAATATCGTGGGGGTGCCCCGATTCATAAATCAATTGTCGAGGGAGAAACAGAAACAGGCGTGACCATCATGTACATGGTGGAAGCTCTCGATGCAGGGGATATGCTGTCCAAGGTAGTCGTTCCGATTGAGGAGCGCGATACCGTGGGGACCATGTTTGACAAATTGGCTGCGGCAGGCTCTGAGCTGTTGCTGGATACCGTTCCACGCCTATTGGCTGGTGAGCTCGTAGCAGAGCAACAGGATCATTCGGCAGCGACATTTGCTCCGAATATTAAGCGTACAGACGAAAAAATTGACTGGAGCCGTTCGGCTGAACAGATTTACAACCAAGTCCGCGGCTTGAATCCGTGGCCAGTCGCGTTTACTACATGCGAGGGCAAGATTTGGAAGCTGTGGTGGGTAGAAAAAATGCCTGCGGCAGGTGAAGGCAAAGAGCCGGGAACGATCATCGCCCGCGAGGAAGACGGTATCGTTGTCGCTTGCGGTAGCGGTGCAGTGAAAATAACCGAATTGCAGCCAGAAGGCAAAAAACGTATGAGTGCACTCGACTTTTTGCGTGGAGCGGGCAGCAACATTGAAATCGGCACAAAGGTAGGAGAATAGTCCGTGGCAAAAAAGGGAGCTCGTGATATCGCCCTCGATGTTTTGAACAGGGTAGAAGAACATAAGTCCTACAGCAATCTTGAGTTGCGCAATGTCTTGGATCGGGAAAATCTCAGTGCAGCAGATGCAGGACTGGTGACAGAGCTTGTGTACGGTACCATTCAGCGCAAGATGACGCTGGATCATGTCCTGTCCCATTTTGTCGGGAATAAAAAGGTCCAGACCTGGGTTCGTAATTTGCTGCGTCTCAGCTTGTATCAAATTCACTATTTAGACCGTATCCCTGAACGCGCAGCCGTACACCAGGCGGTTGAAATCGCCAAAAAACGCGGTCACCAGGGGATTGCTTCGATGGTCAACGGTGTTTTGCGCAATGTGTTGCGCCAGCCGGATGTGTGGGAGCGTCAGCCAAAAGGCGGACGTGCCTTGCAAATCGCCGTAGTCTATTCTCATCCAGAATGGCTTGTGCGTCAGTGGCTTAGCGTATATGGCGAAGAGACGACGATTGCGATTTGCGAAGCGAACAACAGAACGCCGCATAGCTCTATCAGAGTCAATGCATGGAAAACGACGAAGGATCAAGTGCTGGACAAGCTAGCGGAAGAAGGGCTGGAAGGACAAGCGTCTGCTGTCAGTCCTCATGCTATTCTGATGGAAGGCGGACATGCAGCAGGTTCTCGCATGTTCAAGGAAGGTTACTTCACGATCCAGGATGAGAGTTCCATGCTCGTAGCACCAGCTCTTGCTGCGCAACCAGGCATGCGTGTACTGGATGCTTGCGCGGCACCTGGTGGAAAAACAACGCACATAGCGGAAATGATGGAAAACCGCGGGCAAATCATTGCGAGTGACGTGCATCCGCACAAACGCGATCTGATTACAAATGCAGCGAAAAGACTCGGGATTACGATCATCGAGCCAATCGTCAGTGATGCACTAGACCTACCTGAAAAAGCGCTGGGGACTTTCGATCGAATCCTGCTGGATGCGCCATGCACCGGATTTGGCGTGATTCGTCGCAAGCCTGATCTAAAATGGAATAAAGCGCCGGAAGATGTCCGTGCGATTGCTCAGTTACAGTACGAACTGCTCAAGACATTGGCACCGATGCTTGCTCAAGGTGGTGTCATGGTTTACAGCACATGTACGATCGAGCCAGCAGAAAATCAGGAGATTGTTCGCCGCTTTGTCGAAGAACACCCTGAATTCGTATTCGATGATACACTGGCACAAGACCTGCCTGAGGCTGTCAGAGGGCATGTCGATGAAACCGGAGCCTGCGTACAAATTTTGCCTCACCATTTCGAGAGTGATGGATTCTTTATCGCGCGATTGAAACGAAGAGGATAAGGTAACGGACGTACAAACAAGGGGTGGCGCACCAACAGGTGGAAAATGCCACTCCTTTGCCTTTGTTTGCGAGCGCGCGGATTGGTTTACACTAGGAAAAGCGACGCATTTGTGAATCTGGATGTCAAAACCGTTTGAAGCGAGACGCCCCACGAGGTACAATGATAGAATGGATTTAGGCAAGCAATGATTTTGAGGATGTGGAGATAGAATGCCGTTAACGACATTTACTGGCGCAAAGCCGCTTATTTACAGTTTGACGCAAGATGAAATGAAGGAATGGCTGGTTAGTGCCGGCGACAAAGCATTTCGTGCGCAACAAATTTTTGACTGGTTATATGTAAAGCGCGTCACTTCTTTTGACGAGATGAGCAATTTGTCCAAGGAGCTGCGCGAAAAGCTGGCTGATACATTCCGTATGGAGCCACTCAAGGAAATCACGCATCAGGAGTCGCAGGATGGGACGATCAAGTTTTTGTTCCAGCTTGTCGATGGACATGCGATTGAGACGGTGATTATGCGTCATAACTACGGAAACAGCATTTGTGTTACGACACAGGTGGGCTGCCGTATCGGATGTACGTTTTGTGCATCTACATTAGGGGGACTGAAGCGTAACCTGGATGCAGGTGAAATCGTCTCTCAAGTATTGACGGCACAACGCAGATTGGATGCGGAGGGTGAGCGTGTCAGTCACGTGGTCGTCATGGGGATTGGGGAGCCTTTCGAGAACTTCGAGAGCTTGATGGCGTTCTTGTCCGTCATCAACGATAACCGAGGACTGAATATCGGTGCTCGTCACATTACGGTTTCCACCAGTGGAATTGTGCCGAAGATTTACGAGTTTGCTGAACGAGGCGGACAAGTGAACCTGGCGATTTCCCTGCATGCTCCAAACACGGAGCTGAGAAGCCAGCTGATGCCGATCAACCGCGGCTTCCCGCTTGCTAAGCTCATGGAAGCATGCCACCATTACATTAACAAGACAGGGCGCCGCATCAGTTTTGAGTACGGTCTGTTCGGCGGGAAAAACGATCAGCCCGAGCATGCAGAGGAGCTGGCCGAACTCATTGGTGACATGCTTTGCCACGTGAATCTGATTCCGGTGAACTACGTACCAGAGCGTGATTATGTACGCACGCCACGCAATGAGATTTTTACGTTTAAACGCATTTTAGAGGAAAAAGGAATCAATGTGACCATCAGACGCGAGCAAGGCAGTGACATTGCTGCTGCTTGCGGACAATTGAGGGCACAACACGCTAAAGAAACCGTGGGGTGATGCCATGGAAATCGCGATGAAATCCCATGTTGGCCGCGTTCGTCAGGTTAACGAGGACTATTATGCCTGTGTGACCGATTTAAACGGACGCGTGCTCGCCATTGTAGCAGATGGTATGGGTGGCCATCAGGCTGGTGATATCGCCAGTCGCCTTGCTGTTGAGCGAATAGTAAAAGAACTGCGTCACCTAGATGGGGACCTCGAAGCAGAGGATGTGCGTGAGCAATTGATGAACGCCGTCCTGCTCGCGAATAAAGAAGTCTTTGAATATGCAGTTGAACATCCAGAGTGCAGTGGCATGGGCACAACCGTGGTTGCTGCTTTGTTCGATCATTCCTCCGTGATTACTGCGCATATTGGCGACAGTCGCCTGTATTTTTACAACCAAGACGGTCTGGTCATGAAAACAGAAGACCATTCCCTTGTCAATGAGCTTTTGAAAAATGGACAGATTACAGCCGAGGAGGCGTCTGTCCACCCTCATCGCAACGTCATTATGCGGTCGCTAGGGACAGAACCGGATGTGCTCATTGATCTTGGGCAGTTTGAATGGT
The window above is part of the Brevibacillus antibioticus genome. Proteins encoded here:
- the priA gene encoding primosomal protein N' gives rise to the protein MIAQIIVDVPVNRTNRPFDYHVPPWLRPLIRVGSRVVVPFGPRQLQGYVIGIVEDDEALPDRSRLKDVVQVQDDTPPLTPELLKMSEWMSKQYLCPWVTAVQAMLPAVLKGKSEKWLTATDALDEEACGRSGLLWELFRKRQLPLTEVEKQFAEEYLLVPGWIQSGLLATEYQVRDKITRKQQSFVRSLLDEGKLEEAIGSLPARAEQMRRVLQLMLVHKEQSLSVQMLRDEYGITRSPLKSLESKGWIAIEQVEVYRDPYANRRFQEKQKPVFTPVQKEVLTPILQSIESGTYASYLLHGVTGSGKTEVYLEAIERTLEKGREAIFLVPEISLTPQMVERFKARFGADVAVLHSALSQGERYDEWRKIIRKQVRVVVGARSAIFAPFRNVGLIVIDEEHESSYKQEETPRYHAREVALWRAKENQGVLVMGSATPALETYALATRGRYELLRMPERVGNRPMPEVHVVDMREELQAQNRSMFSRKLHEMIADRLAKEEQMVIFLNRRGFSTFVMCRSCGYTMRCIHCDISLTYHKTNHTARCHYCGYTIAQPKHCPECQSEHIRFFGTGTQKVEAELAKLFPGIRVIRMDVDTTSKKGSHEELLNKFRTGQGDVLLGTQMIAKGLDFPRVTLAGIIAADTSLHLPDFRAAEKTFQLLTQVGGRAGRHELDGDVVIQTYTPEHYSIIHATKHDYPAFYQDEMMQRRRTGYPPYFRLVLITFSHEDVPVVIRGAHTMADYLRQRLAQTTVLLGPVASPIARVKDRFRFQIMLKYRDEPQLSDLLAQATAAFEEWNKQQKVLMTIDVDPYVLL
- the def gene encoding peptide deformylase; the protein is MAIRTIVKHPDPILREKAMVVTKFNSNLHKLLDDMADTMYDADGVGLAAPQVGISKRVIVMDCGDGLIEMINPEIIEHEGEQYDYPEGCLSIPGVQGDVRRHKWIKLRGHDRNGNVVELEADDLLSRCAQHEIDHLNGVLFIDVADKVYKVNPNQEGE
- the fmt gene encoding methionyl-tRNA formyltransferase; its protein translation is MKDARILFMGTPDFAVSSLTAVLEAGYNVIGVVTKSDRPVGRKQVLTPPPVKEAALRHGLLVLQPEKIKAEEALEEVLALKPDLIITAAYGQILPKKLLDAPKYGCINVHASLLPKYRGGAPIHKSIVEGETETGVTIMYMVEALDAGDMLSKVVVPIEERDTVGTMFDKLAAAGSELLLDTVPRLLAGELVAEQQDHSAATFAPNIKRTDEKIDWSRSAEQIYNQVRGLNPWPVAFTTCEGKIWKLWWVEKMPAAGEGKEPGTIIAREEDGIVVACGSGAVKITELQPEGKKRMSALDFLRGAGSNIEIGTKVGE
- the rsmB gene encoding 16S rRNA (cytosine(967)-C(5))-methyltransferase RsmB — protein: MAKKGARDIALDVLNRVEEHKSYSNLELRNVLDRENLSAADAGLVTELVYGTIQRKMTLDHVLSHFVGNKKVQTWVRNLLRLSLYQIHYLDRIPERAAVHQAVEIAKKRGHQGIASMVNGVLRNVLRQPDVWERQPKGGRALQIAVVYSHPEWLVRQWLSVYGEETTIAICEANNRTPHSSIRVNAWKTTKDQVLDKLAEEGLEGQASAVSPHAILMEGGHAAGSRMFKEGYFTIQDESSMLVAPALAAQPGMRVLDACAAPGGKTTHIAEMMENRGQIIASDVHPHKRDLITNAAKRLGITIIEPIVSDALDLPEKALGTFDRILLDAPCTGFGVIRRKPDLKWNKAPEDVRAIAQLQYELLKTLAPMLAQGGVMVYSTCTIEPAENQEIVRRFVEEHPEFVFDDTLAQDLPEAVRGHVDETGACVQILPHHFESDGFFIARLKRRG
- the rlmN gene encoding 23S rRNA (adenine(2503)-C(2))-methyltransferase RlmN — encoded protein: MPLTTFTGAKPLIYSLTQDEMKEWLVSAGDKAFRAQQIFDWLYVKRVTSFDEMSNLSKELREKLADTFRMEPLKEITHQESQDGTIKFLFQLVDGHAIETVIMRHNYGNSICVTTQVGCRIGCTFCASTLGGLKRNLDAGEIVSQVLTAQRRLDAEGERVSHVVVMGIGEPFENFESLMAFLSVINDNRGLNIGARHITVSTSGIVPKIYEFAERGGQVNLAISLHAPNTELRSQLMPINRGFPLAKLMEACHHYINKTGRRISFEYGLFGGKNDQPEHAEELAELIGDMLCHVNLIPVNYVPERDYVRTPRNEIFTFKRILEEKGINVTIRREQGSDIAAACGQLRAQHAKETVG
- a CDS encoding Stp1/IreP family PP2C-type Ser/Thr phosphatase — translated: MEIAMKSHVGRVRQVNEDYYACVTDLNGRVLAIVADGMGGHQAGDIASRLAVERIVKELRHLDGDLEAEDVREQLMNAVLLANKEVFEYAVEHPECSGMGTTVVAALFDHSSVITAHIGDSRLYFYNQDGLVMKTEDHSLVNELLKNGQITAEEASVHPHRNVIMRSLGTEPDVLIDLGQFEWSEGDIVLICSDGLSNKVSHPSLEENLQQQISLQAKVDGLVQEALDAGGEDNITLVAVRNTLDAGQEEG